One part of the Archocentrus centrarchus isolate MPI-CPG fArcCen1 unplaced genomic scaffold, fArcCen1 scaffold_63_ctg1, whole genome shotgun sequence genome encodes these proteins:
- the LOC115777650 gene encoding uncharacterized protein LOC115777650 isoform X1, whose amino-acid sequence MCCQSLECVHFCSGEMLVQVEHQAVQKWVRVPVTDDCYDYLKFIQEVHAKFNLASGVSVDLKDSSGVDVDADIFDELLRSATVSFKVVTERFVAPVDQSEVTDASFSSEDGSFSSVESPSSASSSSTVITENTKAQRRRLVEGPPDSEMAKNIVYVALHQKPGGEDVIKEYNKTRSLSDPTRKKLVNILVADMIESHGRVPPVNIRITYALGIVTLFPSLKDNGSPTGYEHYYDPLSGQGYLAYRLKTVQRNTASDFKRSSKSAHQGGPRTLRETLTSEQLFGDGCKEAMSMMKHSSDQEVVREKMKATFKHRQNMLHDLDQSSLILDHFPRFLDTPGLIEQDFIMLFGEDISGKFIARWPTFYKPRVTTVSKSLRQSAHLDDLLSTQEESSDYEWDSDLAAILLLVHLLPPTAKGKRQGKISAPEAADRVIKFMKVGTSMATFLAKVGSAQPFLLCVGEKKSRIQKFYIILDQKPIPCVAQTAVAAFDELFKAHFVFAVSYDATLLNFYTFIQTTVYGIDVATTKESPRVKEIRVRINNT is encoded by the exons TCGGGTTCCAGTGACAGATGACTGCTATGATTACTTGAAATTCATTCAAGAGG TTCATGCTAAATTCAACTTGGCAAGTGGAGTCTCTGTAGACCTGAAGGACTCATCTGGAGTCGATGTGGATGCTGATATTTTTGATGAACTCCTGAGGTCTGCTACAGTATCTTTCAAAGTAGTCACTGAGCGCTTTG TGGCCCCTGTTGATCAGAGTGAGGTCACAGATGCTTCCTTCAGTTCAGAAGATGGCTCATTCTCGTCAGTCGAGTCTCCAAGCTCAGCAAGCTCATCTTCTACAGTGATTACAGAGAACACCAAAGCACAGAGAAGACGACTGGTTGAAGGACCACCTGACAGTGAGATGGCAAAAAAT ATTGTCTATGTAGCTCTGCACCAAAAACCAGGGGGAGAAGATGTAATAAAAGAGTACAACAAGACCAGAAGTCTCTCTGATCCAACAAGAAAGAAACTTGTCAACATTTTAGTGGCGGATATGATTGAAAGTCATGG GAGAGTCCCTCCTGTCAACATTCGCATTACCTACGCCCTGGGAATTGTCACCCTCTTCCCCAGTTTGAAAGATAATGGCTCACCGACTGGCTAT GAGCATTACTATGATCCTCTCAGTGGACAGGGCTATCTGGCCTATCGATTGAAAACAGTTCAGCGTAACACTGCAAGTGACTTCAAGAGGAGCTCCAAGTCTGCTCATCAAGGCGGTCCGAGAACTCTGAGGGAGACCTTAACATCTGAACAGCTGTTTGGTGATGGATGCAAAGAAGCAATGTCCATGATGAAacattcatcagaccaggaagtTGTCAGGGAGAAAATGAAGGCAACATTTAAGCATAGACAGAATATGCTTCATGATCTGGACCAGTCATCACTCATCTTGGATCACTTCCCAAGATTCTTGGATACACCAGGCTTA ATTGAGCAGGACTTCATCATGCTCTTTGGAGAAGACATCTCGGGGAAGTTCATCGCAAGATGGCCAACATTCTATAAACCGAGGGTCACCACTGTCAGCAAAAGCCTTCGACAGAGTGCTCATCTGGATGACCTTCTGTCCACTCAGGAGGAATCAAGTGATTATG AATGGGATAGTGACCTGGCAGCTATTCTCCTGCTGGTTCATCTCTTGCCTCCAACCGCGAAGGGGAAAAGACAGGGAAAAATTAGTGCACCTGAGGCTGCTGACCGTGTTATCAAGTTCATGAAG GTGGGGACAAGCATGGCGACCTTCCTTGCCAAAGTTGGATCTGCACAGCCCTTCCTCCTCTGCGTTGGAGAAAAGAAGAGCAGGATACAGAAATTCTACATCATCCTGGATCAGAAGCCCATTCCCTGTGTGGCACAGACTGCAGTGGCTGCCTTCGATGAACTGTTTAAGGcacactttgtgtttgctgtgtcctaTGATGCAACCCTCCTCAACTTCTACACATTCATCCAAACAACGGTTTATGGCATTGATGTTGCAACAACAAAGGAGAGCCCCAGAGTCAAGGAAATTAGAGTGAGGATTAACAACACTTGA
- the LOC115777650 gene encoding uncharacterized protein LOC115777650 isoform X2 produces MLVQVEHQAVQKWVRVPVTDDCYDYLKFIQEVHAKFNLASGVSVDLKDSSGVDVDADIFDELLRSATVSFKVVTERFVAPVDQSEVTDASFSSEDGSFSSVESPSSASSSSTVITENTKAQRRRLVEGPPDSEMAKNIVYVALHQKPGGEDVIKEYNKTRSLSDPTRKKLVNILVADMIESHGRVPPVNIRITYALGIVTLFPSLKDNGSPTGYEHYYDPLSGQGYLAYRLKTVQRNTASDFKRSSKSAHQGGPRTLRETLTSEQLFGDGCKEAMSMMKHSSDQEVVREKMKATFKHRQNMLHDLDQSSLILDHFPRFLDTPGLIEQDFIMLFGEDISGKFIARWPTFYKPRVTTVSKSLRQSAHLDDLLSTQEESSDYEWDSDLAAILLLVHLLPPTAKGKRQGKISAPEAADRVIKFMKVGTSMATFLAKVGSAQPFLLCVGEKKSRIQKFYIILDQKPIPCVAQTAVAAFDELFKAHFVFAVSYDATLLNFYTFIQTTVYGIDVATTKESPRVKEIRVRINNT; encoded by the exons TCGGGTTCCAGTGACAGATGACTGCTATGATTACTTGAAATTCATTCAAGAGG TTCATGCTAAATTCAACTTGGCAAGTGGAGTCTCTGTAGACCTGAAGGACTCATCTGGAGTCGATGTGGATGCTGATATTTTTGATGAACTCCTGAGGTCTGCTACAGTATCTTTCAAAGTAGTCACTGAGCGCTTTG TGGCCCCTGTTGATCAGAGTGAGGTCACAGATGCTTCCTTCAGTTCAGAAGATGGCTCATTCTCGTCAGTCGAGTCTCCAAGCTCAGCAAGCTCATCTTCTACAGTGATTACAGAGAACACCAAAGCACAGAGAAGACGACTGGTTGAAGGACCACCTGACAGTGAGATGGCAAAAAAT ATTGTCTATGTAGCTCTGCACCAAAAACCAGGGGGAGAAGATGTAATAAAAGAGTACAACAAGACCAGAAGTCTCTCTGATCCAACAAGAAAGAAACTTGTCAACATTTTAGTGGCGGATATGATTGAAAGTCATGG GAGAGTCCCTCCTGTCAACATTCGCATTACCTACGCCCTGGGAATTGTCACCCTCTTCCCCAGTTTGAAAGATAATGGCTCACCGACTGGCTAT GAGCATTACTATGATCCTCTCAGTGGACAGGGCTATCTGGCCTATCGATTGAAAACAGTTCAGCGTAACACTGCAAGTGACTTCAAGAGGAGCTCCAAGTCTGCTCATCAAGGCGGTCCGAGAACTCTGAGGGAGACCTTAACATCTGAACAGCTGTTTGGTGATGGATGCAAAGAAGCAATGTCCATGATGAAacattcatcagaccaggaagtTGTCAGGGAGAAAATGAAGGCAACATTTAAGCATAGACAGAATATGCTTCATGATCTGGACCAGTCATCACTCATCTTGGATCACTTCCCAAGATTCTTGGATACACCAGGCTTA ATTGAGCAGGACTTCATCATGCTCTTTGGAGAAGACATCTCGGGGAAGTTCATCGCAAGATGGCCAACATTCTATAAACCGAGGGTCACCACTGTCAGCAAAAGCCTTCGACAGAGTGCTCATCTGGATGACCTTCTGTCCACTCAGGAGGAATCAAGTGATTATG AATGGGATAGTGACCTGGCAGCTATTCTCCTGCTGGTTCATCTCTTGCCTCCAACCGCGAAGGGGAAAAGACAGGGAAAAATTAGTGCACCTGAGGCTGCTGACCGTGTTATCAAGTTCATGAAG GTGGGGACAAGCATGGCGACCTTCCTTGCCAAAGTTGGATCTGCACAGCCCTTCCTCCTCTGCGTTGGAGAAAAGAAGAGCAGGATACAGAAATTCTACATCATCCTGGATCAGAAGCCCATTCCCTGTGTGGCACAGACTGCAGTGGCTGCCTTCGATGAACTGTTTAAGGcacactttgtgtttgctgtgtcctaTGATGCAACCCTCCTCAACTTCTACACATTCATCCAAACAACGGTTTATGGCATTGATGTTGCAACAACAAAGGAGAGCCCCAGAGTCAAGGAAATTAGAGTGAGGATTAACAACACTTGA